The Flammeovirga yaeyamensis genome segment ACAAAAACGGCAGAACAAATACCAAAGAAGAATCTGATGACTAGTGAAATGACTCTCATGACCTGACTATCCAATAAAAGCATAGGAAGACAGAGGTACATTATAAAGGCTAAAAAGGCGAGTGTACTTGGTTTACTAAATTTTTTGATGATTAAATGAATCACACTAGGGCTCGCCTGCTTCGAAAACAAGAGTTTGATGATGATGGCTACCACCCATTGAGAAATAAAATAGGCGAGGTACATAATCACTCCCAAAGCTAGAAAGGCCATCCATTGCCATACTTTTAGTCCAAAGTAGATTTCCTGCCCTTTATTTAATTTACTCACATACTTAATAAACTTTCTAGAGTAAGGTGGGTAGGACTTTTCGAATAAATCCCGAATTTTTAAACAAGAATAACTGGAGTATCTCCACCTTTCGCCCACTTTTATCAAGTAGATCTCAGGAATACGACTATCGATGATAAAACGCTTTTTGTTCGTGTTTTTTTCGACATAGTCTTTTTCCAAGGGTAACTCTTTAGCAGAAAGATAAATTCCTTTGGCAGCATAAATCAATTTTAGTTCATAGGCCATATTAATACGTTCTTCCAATGAACCCATTTTTGTAGGGAATACTCTTGCAGCAACGGCAGGACGGTAGTTTTCTTCATCAAGGAAGTCCATATGTGTATGCAGAGCATGATAGGGAGTACTTTGAGAATACTCGGTACTATCGTAGATGTAAAACTTGTAGAAATCATGGTCGTTTGGAAAGCTTTCCATGATGACTTCTTCCTCAGTTTCTTGTCCGTAAATCGGAAAAACAATAAGAAAACTTAAAAGTGATAGAAAGGATAGGTAGTATTTCATTTTTAATTTGAAAACAATAGTATCTTTGGCGGTCAATAAGAATTAAAATGGAAAAGTTCAGCTCATAGAGTAGGAACAAACCAATTAAATATCTAAAAATGTCATACGAAGCGATCATTTTTGATTTAGGAGGCGTAATCCTGAACTTAAGATACGAAAATACATTAGAAAAATTCGCAGAAATCTTACAAAAACCTGTTGCCCCTTTTTATACTAAAAAAGAGCAGACTTCTTTGTTCGATGATTATGAGAAAGGAAATATTTCTTCTGCCGATTTTAGAAAAGGAATTAGGGGTCTTGTAGATGCTCCAATTACCGACGAACAAATTGATGAGGCTTGGAATGCCATGTTATTGGATTTACCTGTGGAAAGAATTGAAATGTTGAAGGAAGTGGGTAAGAAGTACAGAATCTTCTTATTATCAAATACCAACGAGATTCACATTCACGCTTTCAATAAAATTGTGAAGGACACATTGGGAGAGGATTTTGGCGATTTCAAAAAACTATTTGAAAGAGGTTATTATTCTTATGAAATGTCTGATAGAAAACCTCATCCAAGTATTTTCGAAACAGTTATTGAAGAAAATAAATTAGACAAATCAACTACTTTATTTATAGATGATTCCATTCAACATGTGGAGGGAGCAAAGAAAGCAGGCTTGCATGCACATCATTTAGAAGACTTGAACGTGATTGGTTTCTTAAAATCTATTGACGTCTATTAATAAAGTATGTTAAAAAATAAATAACTAGACCTACAATTTGAGCGAAAACGAACAAGATCAAGATTAGGGTTTGAATGAAGACCATAATTTCACCTATTTTCGCTAGTTGCAAACAGAAATAGAATGAACGAATTTAAGCGATTAAACAATTTAGCAGGTTGGACGGTATTTTTAATATCTTTAGCTGTCTACACCATCACAATGGAAGAAACTGCATCCTTTTGGGATTGTGGTGAATTTATAGCGGTATCTTATAAGTTAATGGTACCTCACCCTCCGGGAGCTCCTTTCTTTCTTTTAATAAACAGAATGTTCTCCTTCTTAGCATTTGGAGATGTACTTAAAGTAGCTTGGTGGATCAACTTCCAATCTGCATTTATGAGTGCACTAACGATCTTATTCCTTTTCTGGAGTATTGTGATGTTAGGGATGAAAATTGTTAAACCATCAGAAAACGGTTATTCTTTAACGAATAAGATTCTTCTTTTAGGATCAGCTGCTGTTGGTGCGTTAGCTTACACATTCTCAGATTCATTCTGGTTCTCAGCTGTAGAAGCCGAAGTATATGCTATGTCGTCTATGTTTACGGCCTTGGTATTCTGGGCCATCTTAAAATGGGAACATATCGAAAATCCTGCGGCTTCCAACCGTTGGTTAATCATGATTGCATATATCATCGGATTATCTATTGGGGTCCACTTAGAAAACCTTCTTTGTTTACCAGCAGTAGCAATGATCTACTACTATAAAAAATATCCTAATAATATCACCTTTAAAGGTACTATCGCGGCAATGGCTGCTGGTGGCGCAATTATCTTAGGTATTATCATTATTGTCATTCCAGGCTTACCTTCATTTGCCTTTTTAGTGGATAGAATCTTTGTAAACATGTTTGGTGCTTCATTTGGTACTGGCGGTTTAGTATTCTCATTCTTATTGGTAGGAGCACTTGTTTTCGGTATTTATGTGACGCAAAAGAACAACATGGTTACCCTAAACAATTTGATTCTTGGAACGACATTCATTTTAGTAGGTTACATGAGTTATACTTTGGTTATTATTCGTTCAAACCAATTGACTCCAATTAATGAAAACGCTCCAGACGATTTGTTAGGATATGTATCTTACCTAAAACGTGAACAGTATGGTGATCGTCCATTATTATACGGACCAACTTTCGATGCTGAACATGTAGGAACTGAGGTTGTAGGTGATAAATACAGACAAGCAAAGAGAAACGGAAACGATTATTACGAAGCTTACGATAAGAAAACAAAAGCTGAATTTGCTAAAAAGGACATGATGTTGCTTCCTAGATTATATTCTAGACAAGGTCATCATGCTGATTTATATAGACAATGGGCATGGATAAAACCTGGAGAGAAACCTACGTTTAAGCATAATATGATCTATCTATTTAGATATCAGATAAAGCACATGTATTTGAGGTATTTCTTGTGGAACTTTGCCGGTAGAGAAAGCGATGAAAAAGATGCTAACTCCCTTGCTCCATGGGATGACATGCAAGACCTACCTGAGTTATTACAAAAAAATAAAGCGAGAGCCAATTTCTATTTCTTGCCTTTAATCTTAGGTATTTTAGGTGCATTGTATCATTATATGAAGGACAGAAAGAACTTCTATGTAGTCGCAATATTATTTATTACTATGGGTATCGCTTTGGTTGGATACCTGAACTCTCCTCCTGTTGAACCTAGGGAACGTGACTACATATATGCAGCCTCCTTCTATGCCTTTGCCATGTGGATTGGATTCGGTGCATTTGCTATCGCTCAATTCTTGGCAGAGAAATTAAACGCTAAAGGAGCAATTGCTGGTATTGCTGTATCGTTCTTGATTCCTTCAGTAATGGCTGTAAATGGATGGGATGGTCACGATAGATCGAACCGTTGGCATTCAGTTGATCAAGCAAGAAATACATTAGCTTCTTGTGCACCGAATGCAATTCTATTTACAGGTGGTGATAATGATACCTTCCCATTATGGTATGTTCAAAACGTAGAAGGATTTAGAACCGATGTTCGTGTGGCAGTATTAAGTTACTTTAGTACTGGGTGGTATTTGGATCAGATGAAACAACAACAGTATGAATCAGCTCCATTGCCATTATCAATTTCTAAAGAAAACTATGTGGAAGGTAAAAACGATTACATTCCATTAGTAGAAGACGAAAGAGCAAAGAATGGTGTGAATCTTAAAGCTTACTTAGAGTATGTAAATAAGAACTTGCCAGCTGTTCAAGTAGGATTACAAGGTGGATTAACAACATCTAAATTATTATCAAGAAGATTTATTTTAGATGTTGATAGTGCCGATGTAGTCAATAAAGGAATCATTCCTAAAGGGAAAGAAAAATTTGTTTCTTCTAAAATGGTATGGGACTTGAAGTCATCAAAAGGACATATCTTCAAAAACGAATTGGCCTTACTTGATTTGATTGCGACCAACGATTGGAAACGCCCTATCTATTTCAATAACACTTCTGCAAATACCATCAACATGGACTTGAGAAGATACTTGTATTTAGAAGGTATGACGTACCGTTTACTACCTGTAGTTACAGAAGAAAATCCTGGTGAGGTAGGAGAAGTAAACACTGAAGTGATGTTGGAGAACATCAAGAAGTTTGCTTTCAGAGGTCTTCAAGATGAAAGTGTATATTATGATGATGAATACCGTAAGTTTGGTGCAAACACTAGAAATAACGTGTACCGTCTTGCAGAAACATTATACTATGATGGTCTTCTAGAAAACGATCCTGGGAAATTGGCTAAATCGAAAGAAACATTGGATTGGATTCTTGAGATGGTTCCAGATAAAACAATTCCATTTAGTTTCTACGCACCTAAGTACATGGATTTATACTATAGTTTAGGTGATATAGATAAAGCTAACGAGATCTTTAACCTATTGGTAAGACGTGATGCTGAAAATGTAAATTACTATGTCGCTACAGGCATGGGTACAGATACTGTTGCTAGAAGATCTTTGATTACTTTACAGCAGCTTTTCCAAATTTTCCAAGGCAAATCAAGAGATATCGATGCTCGAATTAAGTCAGTTGAAAATGGAGAGGCAGACTACGAAGGAAAATCTTTAGAAGATTTGAAAGCTTTAAAAACAGTATATGCTGAAAACTTCAAGTTAGCACAATCTACTTTCCAAGATTGTTATAAAAAGATGATGCAATAGCATTTGTCTCAAAAATAAATACGAAAAGTGATGGTTCCTTAACATTAGGAATCATCACTTTTTTATTTCTCTAAATCAATGTTTTATTAAATATTTGTAAAAATAATTTTAATTTTTGTCACAAATACGTGTGTAAGGTGGTTTTAAAGTCGACAGTTTCAATTAAGCTATTGAATTTTTATTTACTACGGAACATATGTATTTAATTATTGCCTTTTTTATAATTCATTGGTACTCTTCTTTATTCTTCCAAACATTTTTCTTGCATAGATATGCAGCACATCAAATGTTTACCATGTCGAAAGGATGGGAGAGAGTATTTTTTGTATTAACCTACATCTTTCAAGGATCAAATTATTTAAGTGCGTACGGTTATGGAATTATGCACAGAATGCACCATGCTTTTGCCGATACGGAAGACGATCCACATTCACCCAAATACTCACCATCGTTATTCTCGATGATGTGGTCTACAAAAAACATTTATACAGATATCTGTAAAGGTAGAGTAGAAGTTGATGCTAAATTCACTAAGAATGTTCCTGAGTGGCATTCGTTCGATAAATTTGCAAGTAATTGGTTCTCAAGAATTGGTTGGGGATTAGTTTACGTAGCTGTTTACGTTTATGCTTACATGGAATTAGGTATGAGTCCTTGGTTCTTCTTATTACTTCCTATTCACTTTTTGATGGCACCGGTTCACGGGGCAATCATCAATTGGTTTGCACATATCTACGGATATAGAAACTTTGAAGTAAGTGATACATCAACGAATTTCTTACCTTTTGATTTCTTGATGATGGGTGAGTCTTATCACAATAACCATCACGCAAGAGGTTCAAGAGCCAATTTTGGAGGTATTCGTTGGCACGAAATCGATCCAACATATCTAATCATTATTGTATTGGATAAGGTAGGAGTGATTAAGTTGAAACAAACGAAAGAGAAAAAATCAACTACAGTAAATGAGAAAGCTGCTGTGGCAGGGTAATTTGTTTACTGGAATAGTTGATAGGAAAGAGTGAATCAGAAGTGGTTCACTCTTTTTTGTTTAAAAAAATATTGTCGACTAATTTATCATAACTTATTTATTAGTAATTGTTAATGAGAATTGATAAATTGAACAGTATCAATTTTTTAATCATTTCTTTCTAACATGTACAAACTATTTTCAATATTAATTTTAGCAAGCTTACTTTTTTCATGCTCTTCTACAAGTCTAGATCAAGTTTTGGAAGATGATAACATTGAAGAACCAACAGATGAAAGTGATAGTGTAACTATTTCTTTACAAGTAGACCCTAATTTCTTTGATAGTGTTGAAGATGATGTAATCAAAACAGAAGTCAATCATGGGTATTTATATTTTCAAAATAAAGAAGGGGAACCAATATCTGATTTTATAAATATTCAAAATAATGTTAGTGAGCTGAAATTACCATCTGAATATCTTGATGAAACAGTCTACTATGCATTTGCTAGAAACATCAAACGAACTTATGACGGTGAAAATACTAACCTTGCAAATATTAATTTCTATGAAATTCAGTTGAAAGAAAATTATCAATTAGATATACACAGATCAGGGAACCTACAGTACATACCACTTTCTTCAAGTGAACGATTAAATACAATTTTATCAACTATTAGAAAAGTAATTATAGTGCCTAATACCTATGAGATTTTAGATTACAACCCTTCTAGATATGATTTTTTGGAAAAAAAAGAATATGATGAAAATAGAAGTTGTTTTACTATTGAATTAAAAGCAAATAATTATGATGTGGAGAATGCTATTTTAAATTCTATATCTTTTATAGATAATAATGATGAAGTAAACTTTGTAGTGGTAGCAGATAGTTATGATCAAGATACCATCAAAATAAATGATGATCAGATTAATAAAACTATTCAAATATTGAATTGGGATGAAACTGGTAAAAATAAATTAGAACATTTTTATTTATTTACTGAATTAGAAAAAAATGGAATTACATTTTATGTGCAATTAGTAAATTTATATGGATTTAATTCGACGATAAAAAAACAGAATATTTTCCCTCAATTATTCATAAAGGATGCAACTGATGTTAACTATGGTATAAAGCATTTATATTCGAATGAAGAAAAAGCAATAATGTACTCTCAATATAGTTCTGAAATACCTTTTGATTTAGAGGAAAAAGATTTTAGTCCATATTTTAATATAAGTGGAAGTAATCATTTATACACATTAACTTCTAATGAGATAGAATGCACTTCTTATAAAGTTACTGCTGATTTTCAAATATCTATGATAGGAGATTACATTTCATATCTTTCTTACAATTATGAAAGTGTTCATCCTATTGAAGGATTCCAGTTTTTGTTCCATGAGCAATTATTGGAAAATCCTGAATTTGATATTACCAATAGAGAGGTAGAAAATAAGTGGGGTTATTTTGATAACCTTAATAATGTTCACTATTATCATAAGGATGCCTATAACTACGGAATTAGTTTTTAAAGAGCGTACTGCAAAAAAGAGTTTTATAAAAATGGGGTAGTTTATAATTTTATAAGCTACCCCATTATTTATAAGTTTTATGATTATGATAAGATGAATTATTGTAATACTATTCGCCCAGTATAAACATCATCATTTTTCATTGCCTTAACTATATATATTCCTGGATTTAAAGTACTAATGTTATATGACGGTTGTTCTACAAAGCTCTTAATTAGTGTTCCCTGAGTAGAATAGATGTTTAGGGAATCAATATTTTTATCTATACTAAAGCTTTGAGAAGTAGGGTTTGGATATAAATTTATCGATAAGAAATTTGTGTTTATTGAATTTATATCTTGATTATTTTCAACTTTTAGTGTTTTGTAAATAATAGTACCGTATTGATTGGGTGAATCTTCCTGTTTTAAGGTAATATTTACTTCCCCTTCATTTTTCAATCTAATTTTATTATCGACTATTTGAGCAATTTCTGGGTTAGAAGAAAACAATGAAATATCATCCAAACGGTTAGAGCTAATTTGAGGTATCAACTCTTGCTTATCTAAATGTATAGTCTCTGGGATTTCAAATTGTACATCATTAGCCTCTTTAATAATTATTTCATTTCTGTACTCAGAAAGTGAATAACCAAATCCCTTATTTTTATCTATTTCGTACTCAATTTTAAATAGATCGGTACTTAGGTCTAAAGAATAAAACTTAGTATTATTTTCTCTTATCCAGCCATTATCAGAACAGAAGTATAAAAGCCCTTCATTAATAGAAAATTGTTTTTGATAATATATTAAAATA includes the following:
- a CDS encoding mechanosensitive ion channel family protein; the encoded protein is MKYYLSFLSLLSFLIVFPIYGQETEEEVIMESFPNDHDFYKFYIYDSTEYSQSTPYHALHTHMDFLDEENYRPAVAARVFPTKMGSLEERINMAYELKLIYAAKGIYLSAKELPLEKDYVEKNTNKKRFIIDSRIPEIYLIKVGERWRYSSYSCLKIRDLFEKSYPPYSRKFIKYVSKLNKGQEIYFGLKVWQWMAFLALGVIMYLAYFISQWVVAIIIKLLFSKQASPSVIHLIIKKFSKPSTLAFLAFIMYLCLPMLLLDSQVMRVISLVIRFFFGICSAVFVFRTADIIVIQLMHSKQRLSLDQHLEPVLRSSLRLVALMIGILLLMKVMGYNITNLITGISFGGLILAFAAQDTVKNFIGSIMLFTDQPFKVGDNVVVKGQAGIVEEIGFRTTKIRTFDNSLVSLPNNLAADNDINNLGKREFRRFKTMLTLEYGTPPENIKRFIEGIKECIENHELTRKEGYQVRLFQFSSSSIDVYLNVFFITDDYNIELQSREEMMFSIMEIAQRAEVNFAFPTQTIHLNKSGEE
- a CDS encoding HAD family hydrolase: MSYEAIIFDLGGVILNLRYENTLEKFAEILQKPVAPFYTKKEQTSLFDDYEKGNISSADFRKGIRGLVDAPITDEQIDEAWNAMLLDLPVERIEMLKEVGKKYRIFLLSNTNEIHIHAFNKIVKDTLGEDFGDFKKLFERGYYSYEMSDRKPHPSIFETVIEENKLDKSTTLFIDDSIQHVEGAKKAGLHAHHLEDLNVIGFLKSIDVY
- a CDS encoding glycosyltransferase family 117 protein → MNEFKRLNNLAGWTVFLISLAVYTITMEETASFWDCGEFIAVSYKLMVPHPPGAPFFLLINRMFSFLAFGDVLKVAWWINFQSAFMSALTILFLFWSIVMLGMKIVKPSENGYSLTNKILLLGSAAVGALAYTFSDSFWFSAVEAEVYAMSSMFTALVFWAILKWEHIENPAASNRWLIMIAYIIGLSIGVHLENLLCLPAVAMIYYYKKYPNNITFKGTIAAMAAGGAIILGIIIIVIPGLPSFAFLVDRIFVNMFGASFGTGGLVFSFLLVGALVFGIYVTQKNNMVTLNNLILGTTFILVGYMSYTLVIIRSNQLTPINENAPDDLLGYVSYLKREQYGDRPLLYGPTFDAEHVGTEVVGDKYRQAKRNGNDYYEAYDKKTKAEFAKKDMMLLPRLYSRQGHHADLYRQWAWIKPGEKPTFKHNMIYLFRYQIKHMYLRYFLWNFAGRESDEKDANSLAPWDDMQDLPELLQKNKARANFYFLPLILGILGALYHYMKDRKNFYVVAILFITMGIALVGYLNSPPVEPRERDYIYAASFYAFAMWIGFGAFAIAQFLAEKLNAKGAIAGIAVSFLIPSVMAVNGWDGHDRSNRWHSVDQARNTLASCAPNAILFTGGDNDTFPLWYVQNVEGFRTDVRVAVLSYFSTGWYLDQMKQQQYESAPLPLSISKENYVEGKNDYIPLVEDERAKNGVNLKAYLEYVNKNLPAVQVGLQGGLTTSKLLSRRFILDVDSADVVNKGIIPKGKEKFVSSKMVWDLKSSKGHIFKNELALLDLIATNDWKRPIYFNNTSANTINMDLRRYLYLEGMTYRLLPVVTEENPGEVGEVNTEVMLENIKKFAFRGLQDESVYYDDEYRKFGANTRNNVYRLAETLYYDGLLENDPGKLAKSKETLDWILEMVPDKTIPFSFYAPKYMDLYYSLGDIDKANEIFNLLVRRDAENVNYYVATGMGTDTVARRSLITLQQLFQIFQGKSRDIDARIKSVENGEADYEGKSLEDLKALKTVYAENFKLAQSTFQDCYKKMMQ
- a CDS encoding acyl-CoA desaturase, with the translated sequence MYLIIAFFIIHWYSSLFFQTFFLHRYAAHQMFTMSKGWERVFFVLTYIFQGSNYLSAYGYGIMHRMHHAFADTEDDPHSPKYSPSLFSMMWSTKNIYTDICKGRVEVDAKFTKNVPEWHSFDKFASNWFSRIGWGLVYVAVYVYAYMELGMSPWFFLLLPIHFLMAPVHGAIINWFAHIYGYRNFEVSDTSTNFLPFDFLMMGESYHNNHHARGSRANFGGIRWHEIDPTYLIIIVLDKVGVIKLKQTKEKKSTTVNEKAAVAG